In a single window of the Olivibacter sp. SDN3 genome:
- a CDS encoding DUF6364 family protein has protein sequence MANTKLTLNIRDRVINNAKAYAKAHHTSLSKIVEHYLASLSEDKVPDAEVSPWVRELAAVKKPIADFDYKEAYHNYLINKYK, from the coding sequence ATGGCCAATACAAAGCTAACGTTAAATATTCGGGACAGGGTTATCAACAATGCGAAGGCTTATGCCAAAGCACATCATACCAGTTTATCGAAGATCGTTGAGCATTATTTAGCGTCTTTATCGGAAGATAAAGTTCCAGATGCGGAGGTTTCTCCTTGGGTAAGGGAATTGGCAGCAGTAAAGAAGCCTATAGCGGATTTTGATTATAAAGAAGCCTATCACAATTATCTGATCAATAAGTATAAGTAA
- a CDS encoding type II toxin-antitoxin system VapC family toxin, whose amino-acid sequence MIGNKIILDTNIIIDLFRGNSQILNLLDTLERIDLPYVVLAELLLGAYRSSNREKHLSQIKGFLKKCKIIHSDTDTANIYALIKTELLKKGKPIPENDIWIAAIAQRHNLTLVTRDKHFKEVSGIKVKTW is encoded by the coding sequence ATGATTGGAAATAAGATTATTCTCGACACAAATATCATAATCGACTTATTTCGTGGGAATTCGCAGATTCTAAACCTTCTTGACACGCTAGAAAGGATTGATTTGCCGTATGTTGTACTTGCGGAATTATTGCTTGGCGCTTATCGATCCTCAAATCGTGAGAAACATTTATCACAAATTAAAGGTTTTCTGAAAAAATGCAAGATCATACATTCTGATACAGACACAGCGAATATTTACGCGTTAATAAAAACTGAATTACTGAAAAAAGGAAAACCTATTCCGGAAAATGACATTTGGATCGCAGCGATTGCCCAACGTCATAATTTAACCTTGGTAACCAGAGACAAACACTTCAAAGAAGTTTCTGGAATAAAAGTTAAAACCTGGTAA
- a CDS encoding RagB/SusD family nutrient uptake outer membrane protein has translation MIHKININKLLLLVVITVVINACSVDKSPYDSIKGDDLNSSETGLEAATLGNYHRMKTWVTEWHILHEFPGDNMSVSGTTSDPLFFSYNYQRVPNSSRTTTYWTKSYEIIVGANKVIEAITEGESPVNDQFLAENYYLRALMHFQLVDIFGRPYNQGPDNLGVPLKLDADQNNHPLRSSVGEVYDQVEADLQKAITLFTAEKDNTFASKEACWALLSRLYLYREQYQQVIEYTDMVINSGKFALLATDRLAAYPTFKPEDNDETIFAVKLIPNVDYPDNGWYTVGSFYANFLGSGWGEMYASRSYLELIREYPEDVRNDFIEPVVLNEDVNWAIYVDNSSIYQWKEVVQDGDDYSYTENGQQITLTKEADGHGGYHYFIETAEGSKRVLIDRELDVRNGFPKYYVLKCSGQEGQAHLWSPVVSRLAEMYLNRAEAHANLGNNGQALADINLIRERAGIPAEGLYSESNLQGKTVLEAVLDERRLELAYEGHRKMDVFRNDQTMDRSYPGAHLLGNNPITEVAPDNRAIIEFIPEAQLLLQEGLEQNP, from the coding sequence ATGATACATAAAATAAATATCAATAAACTGTTACTGCTCGTTGTAATAACGGTAGTTATAAACGCTTGTAGCGTGGATAAATCGCCTTATGATTCTATTAAGGGCGATGATTTAAATAGTTCAGAAACAGGTTTAGAGGCCGCAACATTGGGCAACTATCATCGGATGAAAACGTGGGTGACCGAATGGCATATTCTCCACGAATTTCCGGGAGATAACATGTCGGTCAGTGGAACGACTTCAGATCCCCTGTTTTTTTCCTATAACTATCAGCGCGTACCTAATAGTTCTAGAACAACAACCTATTGGACAAAATCATACGAGATAATTGTTGGGGCAAACAAAGTGATTGAAGCAATTACCGAAGGTGAATCTCCCGTTAATGATCAGTTTTTAGCGGAAAATTACTACCTAAGGGCTTTGATGCATTTTCAGTTGGTGGATATTTTTGGAAGGCCTTATAATCAAGGTCCCGACAATTTAGGTGTGCCATTGAAGTTAGATGCAGATCAAAACAACCATCCCCTTAGATCGAGTGTAGGAGAGGTTTATGACCAAGTGGAAGCCGATTTACAAAAGGCAATTACCCTTTTTACTGCTGAGAAGGATAATACCTTTGCGTCAAAAGAAGCCTGTTGGGCACTGTTGTCGAGATTGTATCTGTACAGGGAGCAGTACCAGCAAGTAATAGAGTACACGGATATGGTCATTAACTCTGGAAAATTTGCCCTATTGGCAACAGACAGGTTGGCCGCGTATCCTACATTTAAACCGGAAGATAACGATGAAACGATATTTGCTGTAAAGCTAATTCCAAATGTAGACTATCCAGATAATGGCTGGTATACCGTGGGGTCATTTTATGCCAACTTTTTGGGCTCGGGCTGGGGCGAAATGTACGCTTCGAGAAGTTACCTGGAGCTCATCAGAGAATACCCGGAGGATGTACGCAATGATTTCATTGAACCGGTGGTGTTAAATGAAGACGTGAACTGGGCCATATATGTAGACAATTCATCCATTTATCAATGGAAGGAAGTGGTACAGGATGGCGATGATTATTCCTATACAGAAAACGGACAACAAATAACATTAACGAAAGAGGCCGATGGTCATGGGGGCTACCATTATTTTATTGAAACGGCCGAAGGTAGTAAACGCGTATTAATTGATCGGGAATTGGACGTGCGTAACGGGTTTCCTAAATATTATGTACTTAAGTGTTCCGGACAGGAAGGGCAAGCACACCTGTGGTCGCCCGTTGTATCGCGATTGGCAGAGATGTATCTAAATCGTGCGGAAGCACATGCCAACTTGGGAAATAATGGACAAGCCTTGGCAGATATAAACCTTATTCGGGAGCGAGCTGGTATTCCTGCCGAAGGACTTTACAGTGAAAGTAACCTTCAGGGAAAGACAGTACTAGAAGCAGTGCTCGACGAGCGTAGGCTGGAACTTGCTTATGAAGGGCATCGTAAAATGGATGTTTTCCGGAATGACCAAACCATGGACAGAAGTTATCCCGGAGCACACCTATTGGGAAATAACCCCATTACAGAGGTAGCACCGGATAATAGAGCTATTATAGAGTTTATACCTGAGGCGCAGTTATTGTTACAGGAGGGGTTGGAGCAGAATCCGTAG
- a CDS encoding TonB-dependent receptor, giving the protein MMNKPLLLLMLCFLGITRIMAQQGEITGKVIDLKGEPLPGVSVIEKGEPTNGTQTNAEGLFSIQLSGNSNTLLVTYIGFESQEVSVQNEEEVTITLTEDVSALEEVVVTGYGTQKRQNLTGSIATVSSEKLNDITSPNIANMMQGKVAGVDVTANTGRPGAQPTLRIRGKSSIRSSVDPLWVVDGVIWQGVPNLNPQDVESMTVLKDAAAAALYGSRGANGVMVVTTKSAKGEGTSTINANAKTGISVLNMGGFKLMDSQELYDYYGQFANQGSIPSYYTPDLLNTNTDWVDLSSQHGLNQDYNLSYMGSTEKAKIYAAGNYFKEEGSVKGYSFERFSGRMNVDYQVSKRLTIKPKIMATYTATDDRQHSLYDMFRYMPWDKPYNDDGSVVNAQEAGVTWYGRDRNNYLYDLQWNYTKGSNFNGLANIDFQYDITDNLSFISTNNITYINAESLGYTDPRSNAGLADKGRINNVISKRTTRFTNQMLSYQNSFGKHSINALAAYEFNDYQYNDVSATGRGIVAGATTINAASEAMNIEGTKFDYAFQSFLFNANYGYDNRYNLQVSFRRDGASRFGEKHKYGNFYAVSGSWNIHNESFFDVDKVDYFRIKAAHGSVGNTPQSLYPQYELYSLAAQYNGLPAAFPSQLGNDELTWERTFDTNVGLEFGLFQRLEGVLEVYSKNTSGLLHFVPLPAVSGFSGYWDNIGAVRNRGIEFSLGTDIFKSADFSWRVDMNIGRNVNRITELYDGRRQISGNRIVEIGSDIDTWYMRKWMGVNPEDGTPQWEMVNPETGEANITGSYDQATLQQVGTSTPDFYGGFGTAVNYKNVFLNANFSYSKGAMVYNEGRDLFDSDGAYPTYNQMVLKDGWSRWTPDNPNATHPQLVYGGNLNSHRVSSRYIEDASFLRLRNITAGYRFPERIIKALRLKGLDAYVSIDNLFTITNYSGLDPEAAINGSMLFPADNPENTTDFRGASDNASPYPLPRRFTFGVNVSL; this is encoded by the coding sequence ATGATGAACAAACCATTATTGTTGCTGATGCTTTGTTTCTTGGGGATTACCAGGATCATGGCGCAACAAGGAGAAATTACAGGTAAGGTGATCGACCTCAAAGGAGAACCATTGCCCGGTGTATCTGTCATAGAAAAAGGAGAGCCTACCAACGGAACACAGACCAATGCTGAAGGACTTTTTTCTATCCAATTATCGGGTAATAGCAATACGTTGCTTGTTACTTATATTGGTTTTGAAAGCCAGGAAGTTTCGGTTCAAAATGAGGAAGAGGTGACGATAACCTTGACAGAAGATGTCTCGGCACTGGAAGAGGTGGTGGTTACGGGCTACGGTACGCAAAAAAGACAAAACCTGACTGGTTCTATAGCTACTGTTAGCAGCGAAAAGCTCAATGATATTACCTCTCCAAATATTGCCAATATGATGCAGGGAAAAGTAGCTGGTGTAGATGTAACGGCCAATACGGGAAGACCGGGAGCTCAACCTACACTTAGGATTAGAGGTAAAAGCTCTATTCGTTCTTCTGTAGATCCACTATGGGTAGTTGATGGTGTTATCTGGCAAGGTGTGCCAAACCTCAATCCGCAAGATGTGGAGTCCATGACGGTGTTAAAAGATGCTGCTGCTGCTGCGTTATACGGCTCAAGGGGAGCTAATGGGGTAATGGTAGTGACCACTAAGTCTGCAAAAGGTGAAGGAACGAGTACGATTAACGCGAATGCTAAAACAGGAATCTCAGTACTAAATATGGGAGGCTTTAAATTGATGGACTCCCAAGAGTTGTACGATTATTATGGACAGTTTGCCAATCAGGGATCTATTCCGTCATACTATACACCAGATTTGTTGAATACCAATACTGATTGGGTAGACCTGAGTTCACAACATGGCTTGAATCAGGACTATAACCTATCTTATATGGGGTCTACCGAAAAGGCGAAAATTTATGCAGCAGGCAATTATTTCAAGGAAGAGGGTTCGGTGAAAGGATATAGTTTCGAGCGTTTTTCGGGTAGAATGAATGTGGATTATCAGGTTAGCAAACGGCTTACCATCAAACCTAAAATAATGGCTACCTATACGGCAACAGACGACAGGCAACATTCTTTATATGATATGTTCCGGTACATGCCTTGGGATAAACCTTATAATGATGATGGTAGTGTGGTTAATGCACAAGAGGCGGGGGTGACTTGGTACGGACGTGATCGAAATAATTATTTATATGATCTCCAATGGAATTATACCAAAGGATCAAATTTTAACGGTTTGGCGAATATCGACTTTCAATATGATATTACCGATAACTTATCTTTTATTTCGACAAATAACATTACCTATATCAATGCAGAGTCTTTAGGGTATACCGATCCGAGATCAAATGCAGGCTTGGCTGATAAAGGACGTATCAATAACGTGATTTCGAAGCGTACTACCCGCTTTACCAACCAAATGCTGAGTTATCAGAATAGTTTTGGCAAGCATAGCATCAATGCCCTTGCTGCCTATGAATTTAATGATTATCAATATAATGATGTGAGTGCTACCGGTAGAGGTATTGTGGCCGGTGCTACCACAATCAATGCCGCGTCTGAGGCAATGAATATTGAAGGCACAAAATTCGACTATGCCTTCCAGTCGTTTCTCTTCAATGCAAATTATGGATATGATAACCGTTACAACTTGCAGGTTTCTTTCAGAAGGGACGGTGCATCCCGTTTTGGAGAAAAGCATAAATATGGTAATTTCTATGCCGTCAGTGGTTCATGGAATATCCATAATGAAAGCTTCTTCGATGTAGATAAGGTGGATTATTTCCGTATAAAAGCCGCTCATGGTAGCGTAGGAAATACACCGCAGTCGTTATATCCACAGTATGAACTGTATTCACTGGCAGCACAGTATAATGGATTACCCGCAGCATTTCCTAGCCAATTAGGCAACGATGAACTTACCTGGGAGCGTACCTTTGATACCAATGTAGGTTTGGAATTCGGATTGTTTCAACGCTTAGAAGGAGTGCTTGAAGTGTATAGCAAAAATACGAGTGGACTATTGCATTTTGTGCCTTTACCTGCAGTTTCAGGGTTTAGTGGTTATTGGGATAATATAGGTGCGGTAAGGAACCGAGGTATAGAGTTCAGCTTGGGGACCGATATTTTCAAAAGTGCCGATTTCAGCTGGCGCGTAGATATGAACATTGGTCGGAATGTCAATAGAATTACCGAACTGTATGATGGTCGTCGCCAAATATCAGGCAACCGTATCGTCGAAATAGGTAGCGACATTGATACCTGGTATATGCGTAAATGGATGGGAGTAAACCCGGAAGACGGTACACCGCAATGGGAAATGGTTAACCCGGAAACCGGTGAGGCCAACATTACCGGGTCTTACGATCAGGCCACGTTGCAGCAGGTAGGTACCTCAACACCTGATTTTTATGGAGGATTCGGGACAGCTGTAAATTACAAGAATGTATTCCTAAATGCTAATTTCTCTTACTCTAAAGGAGCAATGGTTTATAATGAAGGTCGCGATTTGTTCGATAGTGACGGGGCATATCCAACTTATAACCAAATGGTATTGAAGGATGGCTGGTCTAGATGGACACCCGATAACCCGAATGCCACACATCCGCAATTGGTGTACGGTGGCAACCTGAATTCGCACAGGGTTTCTTCCCGGTACATTGAAGACGCAAGCTTCTTAAGACTGCGAAATATCACGGCAGGTTACCGTTTCCCTGAAAGAATCATAAAGGCGTTGCGATTGAAAGGATTAGATGCTTATGTTTCCATAGATAATCTTTTTACCATCACCAACTATTCGGGCCTGGACCCGGAAGCTGCTATCAACGGCTCGATGTTATTCCCCGCGGACAATCCAGAGAATACAACGGACTTTCGAGGGGCAAGTGATAACGCGTCACCTTATCCTTTACCTAGGAGATTTACATTTGGCGTAAACGTTTCTTTGTAA
- a CDS encoding glycoside hydrolase family 2 TIM barrel-domain containing protein, with protein MNKFLMLFALFIGTTLTAQELPSELLSPEVVALNRMPMRAHAFAFENQELAKTYDKTNSVNFLSLNGSWKFNWVQDPRTRPMDFFNADFDDSGWDDFKVPANWETNGYGLPIYVNHPYEFTGRKTMGANLNPPYDIPAENNPVGSYRKTFTLPEDWDGKQVFIHLGAVKSAFFIWVNGKKVGYSTDSKLAAEFDITKYVQPGENLVALQVYRWSAGSYLECQDMWRISGIERDVYLYATPKLDVRDFKVEAGLTDNYTTGTLKLEALIQSYKVDTNTLTSRPDTFSVAVQLLDAKGSVVYEDATNDVQTVLGRYKREVTFETKIPSVQQWSAEIPYLYTLYISLKDKSGNLVEVVPVKVGFRSIALKGADVLVNGKRVFFKGVNRHEHNAHTGHTLTKEDMHKDMEMMKKLNVNAVRHSHYPPDPYWMELCDQYGLYVIDEANIESHGRYYDLEYTFANDPAWRETHLSRIYRMYERDKNYPSVIAWSLGNEAGNGINMYEAYDWLKQHDVRPVQYERAGSEYNTDMLVPQYPGPDYLKYFSSKPQKKSMVMSEYAHIMGNSLGNFKEYWEAIENSPSLQGGYVWEWIDQALDTLKNGKRIMAYGGDFPLEGPVNEDFSDNNFSVKGVVTAHRELTPMAVELKKVHQYIKTYYNGNYTLNVKNTYFFRDLSNFQLNWELQEDGKVVQTGNISTLTVKPGDSTSLTLPIKPQMLKEGKEYFLNIRYVLKENEPFLDVGYEQAYEQFALTDPIPSKMTTPAKGVLEMNKVGDEVSFKAKGFEILFDLKAGVLTSYKQGNAELLTSGPRPSFWRAPTDNDIGAGYNRKLRDWRNAYEEGKITAAEVREEAGTYKVTLAKELLGGDAKSTQVYTIYPNGNILVENAFEAIKGDHKLVMRIGNDLELSTHLDQVTFYGRGPWENYWDRKSASLVGLYKQKVNEQYFPYARPQESGNKADVRWVSFTDNKGKGLKFAYTDSLLNFSALPYALDDLDPEVEKKQYHSGELEKRNKTHVHMDLNQIGLQGIDSWGSQPLEEYRLPYTDYRYNYLIMPLK; from the coding sequence CTCAGAACTGCTTAGCCCAGAGGTAGTAGCCCTAAATAGGATGCCTATGCGTGCACATGCTTTTGCCTTCGAAAATCAGGAGTTGGCAAAGACATATGATAAAACAAATTCAGTAAATTTTTTATCGTTAAATGGCTCATGGAAATTTAATTGGGTGCAAGATCCGCGCACACGGCCAATGGATTTTTTCAATGCCGATTTTGATGATAGCGGCTGGGATGATTTCAAAGTGCCGGCCAATTGGGAGACAAATGGCTATGGCTTACCGATATACGTGAATCACCCTTATGAATTTACCGGTAGAAAAACCATGGGAGCAAACCTAAATCCTCCTTATGATATACCGGCAGAGAATAATCCGGTGGGCTCCTACAGAAAAACATTCACCTTGCCGGAAGACTGGGACGGTAAACAAGTGTTTATTCACTTGGGAGCGGTAAAATCGGCTTTTTTTATTTGGGTAAATGGTAAAAAGGTAGGGTATAGCACCGATAGTAAACTGGCCGCAGAGTTTGACATTACCAAATACGTACAGCCGGGTGAAAACCTCGTGGCACTGCAAGTTTATCGATGGAGCGCCGGCAGTTACCTGGAATGCCAGGATATGTGGCGGATATCCGGTATAGAACGTGATGTTTACTTATATGCTACGCCTAAGTTGGATGTGCGTGATTTCAAGGTAGAGGCAGGATTGACGGATAATTATACAACAGGTACTTTAAAATTGGAGGCACTGATACAGAGTTATAAAGTAGACACCAATACCCTAACCAGTAGACCTGACACCTTTTCTGTAGCCGTACAGCTTCTTGATGCTAAGGGTAGTGTAGTTTATGAAGATGCGACCAATGACGTACAAACGGTGTTGGGAAGATATAAAAGGGAGGTAACGTTCGAAACCAAAATACCGTCGGTTCAACAGTGGTCGGCCGAAATACCTTATCTCTATACCTTATATATCAGCCTAAAAGATAAATCCGGAAACCTGGTGGAAGTAGTGCCGGTGAAAGTTGGCTTCAGAAGTATAGCGCTTAAGGGCGCAGATGTATTGGTGAATGGTAAAAGAGTTTTCTTTAAAGGAGTTAACCGGCACGAGCACAATGCGCATACCGGTCATACACTAACTAAAGAAGATATGCACAAAGATATGGAGATGATGAAGAAGCTGAACGTCAATGCTGTGCGGCATTCACATTATCCGCCAGATCCCTATTGGATGGAGCTTTGCGATCAATATGGTTTATATGTTATTGATGAAGCAAATATTGAATCGCACGGCCGTTATTACGATCTGGAGTATACTTTTGCCAATGATCCAGCCTGGCGTGAAACGCATCTTTCCAGAATATATCGTATGTACGAACGGGACAAGAATTACCCGTCAGTAATTGCTTGGTCGCTAGGTAACGAAGCAGGCAACGGCATTAACATGTATGAAGCCTATGATTGGCTGAAGCAACATGATGTTCGCCCTGTTCAATACGAACGGGCAGGTAGTGAATACAATACCGATATGTTGGTGCCGCAATATCCGGGGCCTGATTACTTAAAATATTTTTCTTCAAAACCGCAGAAGAAAAGCATGGTCATGAGCGAGTATGCGCATATCATGGGAAACAGTCTCGGGAATTTTAAAGAATATTGGGAAGCTATTGAAAACAGCCCGTCACTTCAAGGTGGCTACGTATGGGAATGGATAGACCAGGCTTTAGATACCTTGAAAAATGGTAAACGCATTATGGCTTATGGTGGTGATTTTCCATTGGAGGGTCCGGTTAACGAAGATTTTAGTGATAACAATTTCTCTGTCAAAGGGGTAGTTACTGCACATAGAGAACTAACGCCCATGGCGGTTGAGTTAAAAAAAGTACACCAATATATCAAGACCTACTATAACGGGAATTATACGCTGAATGTTAAAAACACCTATTTCTTCCGGGACCTCTCTAATTTCCAATTGAATTGGGAATTGCAGGAGGATGGAAAGGTGGTACAGACGGGTAATATTTCGACACTAACCGTAAAGCCTGGCGACAGTACTTCATTGACTTTACCTATAAAACCGCAGATGTTGAAGGAAGGCAAAGAATATTTTCTGAATATTCGTTATGTGTTGAAGGAAAATGAGCCTTTCTTGGATGTGGGATATGAACAGGCTTATGAACAGTTTGCCTTGACTGATCCTATCCCGTCAAAGATGACTACGCCCGCGAAAGGAGTTTTGGAAATGAATAAGGTGGGCGATGAAGTTTCGTTTAAAGCTAAAGGCTTTGAAATTTTATTTGACCTGAAGGCCGGAGTGCTCACGTCTTATAAGCAGGGAAATGCCGAGCTTTTGACCAGCGGCCCTCGACCATCCTTTTGGCGGGCACCGACCGATAATGACATTGGAGCGGGATATAACCGTAAATTAAGGGATTGGCGAAATGCTTATGAAGAAGGGAAGATAACTGCCGCAGAGGTTAGGGAAGAGGCTGGTACTTATAAGGTAACGTTAGCCAAAGAACTCCTCGGCGGGGATGCGAAAAGTACGCAGGTTTATACCATATACCCTAATGGAAATATCTTAGTGGAGAATGCGTTTGAGGCTATCAAAGGCGATCATAAACTAGTGATGCGTATAGGGAATGACCTGGAATTGAGCACACATTTGGATCAAGTAACGTTTTACGGGCGCGGTCCCTGGGAGAATTATTGGGACCGAAAATCGGCTTCCTTGGTAGGCTTGTATAAACAAAAAGTTAATGAGCAGTACTTCCCTTACGCGCGCCCTCAGGAAAGTGGCAATAAAGCGGATGTACGCTGGGTAAGCTTCACTGATAATAAAGGAAAAGGGCTAAAGTTTGCTTATACGGATAGCTTGTTGAACTTTTCGGCATTGCCTTATGCTTTAGACGACCTGGATCCCGAAGTAGAAAAGAAACAATATCATTCGGGTGAACTTGAAAAGCGGAACAAAACACACGTACATATGGATCTAAACCAGATAGGTCTGCAGGGAATCGATAGTTGGGGCTCACAGCCGTTGGAGGAATATCGCTTGCCCTATACGGATTATCGTTATAACTACCTTATTATGCCATTAAAATAG